A segment of the Methanomassiliicoccaceae archaeon DOK genome:
GTAATCGTATCTGCGGTCTTTCACCAGATGTTTGATGAGTTGTCTCGCACGGAGGTAGTTCTGGATCTCGTCGAAGATGATCAGGGACTCCCTCTCATACAGTTTTGTGCTGTAGATGGCCGACAGGCTGCTGAACAGAAGGTCGAAGTCGCTGTGGTATTGCTCGAAGGCGTTGATGACATCGTCGTTCGTGAAATCCACTACGATGTAGCTCTTGTATTCGTTCCTGCCGAACTCCTCGGCGATGAAGGTCTTGCCGACACGGCGCGCACCCTCGATCAGGAGCGCGGATTCCCCCTGCCCTTTTTTCCATTGAAGGAGTTCTGCGTAGACCTTCCTCTTCATCGTCATATCTGGATATCATCGGGAATAGATATAATTCTCACGATTTACAGGGTTATGTTTCCTGGATTAATCACGAAAAACATAGTTATGAAACCAGAGATTTTCACGAAAAACAAAGTTACAAACGGATGATTTCTCACGAAAAACAGGGTTATGCAATCCAGCCGTCCGAGGCCAGGCGATATAAGAAGAGGGTTGGAAGACGGGGCCGGAGCCCCTGTTTTGACTAAGGAATCAGTTCTTCTTGCAGCAGTCGCGTCCGTCCTCGTCGATGGTCACGTTGGACTGGCATCCGGACTTGCAGTGGGCGCAGTCCTTGCACCCGCAGCTGCTGATGCCCTTCCTCCTCTGGTAGATCATGTAAGAGACCGATGCGACCACCAACAGGACGATCACTATTCCCACGACGAGGTCGTTGCTCATGCGCTCATCACTCCTCGGCGTCGTACTGGTCCTTGCCGGACAGCTGTCTGAACGGGTCCTTGGCCCACAGCAGGTAGACGATGATGGCGAGCACCACCACCGCCGCGATCGTGCTTCCGATCGGCGCGGCCTGTTCGACCAGGGATCCGTCGATGACCAGGGAGTTCCATCCGCCTATGTAGCTGGTGAAACCGTAGATGATCAGCGCGACGGCGTAGGCCAGCAGGCACTGGTAGAGGACGGCCATTCCGGTGTCCTTCCACTTGCCGAGCTCCCTGTGCATGGCACCGATTGCCGCGAAGCAGGGGGCGCAGATGAGGTTGAACGCCAGGAATCCGAGTCCGGCGGACTTGGTCAGCATGCCGGAGAGGACGACCTCGAGTCCCTCGCCGTTGTCCCCGGCCTCGATGCCGAACAGGGTGCCGAAGGTTCCGACGACGTTCTCCTTGGCGATGAGGCCGGTGATGGTTCCGACGGTGAGCTCCCAGTTGTCTCCCCATCCGAGGGGCGCGAATATGACGCAGACGGCCTCTCCGAACGCGGCGAGGATGGACTGCGCGTCACCGACGTTGTCGCCGATGTACTGCAGGCTGGTGTCGTAGCTTGCGAGGAACCACAGGATGATACAGGAGATCAGGATGATGGTTCCGGCCTTCTTGCAGAACGCCCATCCCCTGTCCAGGGTCCCCTTGACGATGTTGGTCGCGCTGGGGATGTGGTAGGGGGGCAGCTCCATGATGAACGGAGCGGGGGTTCCGGAGAGGCTCTTCAGCTTCTTCAGGATGATTCCGGAGATGAGGACCATGACGATTCCCATGACGTAGCAGAAGACGGCGATGAGTCCGTTTCCGGGGAACACGGCGCTGGTGATCATGGCGATGACCGGCAGCTTGGCGCCGCAGGGTATGAAGGTCGTTGTCATGGCGGTGATGCGCCTGTCCCTCTCGCTCTCGATGGTCCTGGAGGCCATGACTCCGGGCACACCGCAGCCGGTTCCGACGAGCAGGGGGATGAGGGTCTTTCCGGACAGACCGAAGTGCCTGAACACGCGGTCCATCACGAACGCGATCCTCGCCATGTATCCGATGTCCTCGAGGATGCACAGCGCGAGGAACAGCAGCAGCATCTGGGGGAGGAAACCGATGACGGCTCCGACTCCGCCCACGATACCTGAGCAGAGCAGCGCGTCGACGGCGCTGAAGGTTCCGTCGCTCTCGCACCACTCCCTGACGGCGGGGTCGATCCACTCGCCGATGAACACGTCGTTCACCCAGTCGGTGCACCACGTACCGATACCGACGATCTCGAAGTCGCCCCAGGCGAATCCGATGATGCCGAAGAACACGACGGCGATGACGCCTATGAAGATCGGGATTCCCCAGATCCTGTGGGTGACGATCCTGTCGACCCTGTCGGAGAACGTCCCGCGCTCGTCCCTCGGCGCTTTCTTGACTGCAGCTGACGCGATCTCCGTGATCCTGTTGTACCTTCCGTCCGCGACGATGGAGTCCGCGTCGTCGTCCTTCTTCTCCTCGAGCTCCCTGACGACGCCCGAGATCCTGTCCACCGCCTCGGGGAACTCCTCGCAGACGGCCTTGTCGTTCTCGACGAGCTTCACGGCGTAGAACCTGAGCGCCTCGTCGGGCACCTTGCCTTTCAGAGCCTCCCTGGCCTGGGAGACCACCGCCTCGACGTCTCCGTCGAAGTACATGGGTTCGGGGGTCTGCTTGGCCTCTGCGACCTCCCCGACCGCCGCGACCAGCTCCTTTATACCCTCGGCGTTGAGGGCGGAGACCGGGACGACCTTGCATCCCAGATCCTTGGAGAGCTTCTCCACGTCGATCTTGTCACCCAGTTTGCGGACCTGGTCCATCATGTTCAGCGCGACGACGGTGGGTATCCCCGTGTCTATGATCTGGAGGGTGAGGAAGAGGTTCCTCTCCAGGTTCGTCGCGTCCACGATGTTGATGACTGCGTCCGGTCTGTCGTTTATCAGGAAGTTCCTTGATACGATCTCTTCCGGGGAGTACGGCGACAGCGAGTAGATCCCGGGGAGGTCCACGAGCTCGTAGTCCGTCCCGCGGATCTTTCCGACCTTCCTGTCGATGGTGACTCCCGGCCAGTTCCCGACGCGCTGGTTCGCACCAGTCAGCTTGTTGAACATGGTGGTCTTCCCGCTGTTGGGGTTACCGGCCAATGCTATTGTCAAACTCATCATTCTTCTCTCCTTGCATAGCTCACGCTGGTCGAAATGAAAATCGCGCAGCGCGAGTCAGAAAACAGGGCGGTCACTCGACCTCGATGTTCTCCGCATCACCTTTCCTGAGACTGAGCTCGTAGCCCCTGATGGTGATCTCGATGGGGTCGCCCAGGGGCGCCACCTTGCGAACGTAGATCTGGCATCCCTTGGTGATGCCCATGTCCATCAGATGCTTCTTGAGAGCCCCCTCTCCGTGAAGCTTCACGACCTTGACCGTGGAGCCCACTTCGGCATCTTTCAGTGTCTTCATTCTATCAGCTCTCGGGGCAGAACAGGATCTTGGAGGCCATCTTGCGGTCAATGGCGATCTTCGACCCCTTGACGTCGAGGATCACGCTGCCACTGGCCTCGCAGACGGCCTTGACCTCCGTGCCCGGTGTGAATCCGAGTCCCGCCAGGAATCTCTTGGTCTCTTCCCTTCCAGAAATGCTGACGACGGTACCCTTGTCCCCCACTCTGGCCATGGAGATAGGGATACCTGGCGAACTCGCCATGCTGTTGCCGCTGCAGGATGCGCTCTTATCAAACCCCGCACAAGCGTAGGTACCTGGATTCATACTTTGAGGATTTCCTAAATGGTATATAACTTTAGCTAAGCCTAAACATATTTAGATATGCCATCTAATTATTTAGATAATCTTAACATTAAAATAGTGGTGGACGCGGGCCCGGAGGCGCCGATGTCATCGTATTTAATCATGAGTGCGGAATCGCACGGGGGCGGGGGTCGGCATTCATCCAGGCATGTAGTTTAACCCATGTTAACGCCTCCGGGGATTAACGGAGTGAGCAACTTCGTGGTTCCACCGTTCCCTTTTTTATGGAGGTTCTGGTAACATAGGTCATGATGAACGACATCGAGATCGCAGAGTCAGCGAAGGTCAAGGACATCAGGGAGATCGCGGCGAAAGTCGGGCTCTCCGAGGACGAGATCCAGATGTACGGCAGGTACATGGCGAAGGTGCCCCTGGCCAGCCTCGAGAAGCTCAAGGACAAGAAGGACGGGAAGCTCGTGGTCGTGACCGCGATCACCCCCACGCCCGCAGGGGAGGGGAAGACCGTCACCACCATCGGGCTCATCCAGGGACTTGGGAAGCTCGGCAAGAACGTGGTCGGAGCCCTCAGGGAGCCCTCCATCGGACCCACCTTCGGAATCAAGGGCGGGGCCACGGGAGGCGGCTACTCCCAGGTGTACCCCATGTGGGACATCGACCTGCACTTCACCGGCGACATCCACGCCGTCACCGCCGCGCACAACCTGCTGTCGGCTATCATCGACAACGAGCTCGTGAGGGACAACGCCCTCAACATCGACCCCACCAAGGTCGTGTTCAAGAAGGCGATGGACATCAACGCCCGCGAGCTCAGGAACATCGTCACGGGTCTCGGAAGGGACAGGATCCTCGGCGGAGTGCCCCACGAGGCCGGGTTCCTCATCACGTCCGCTTCGGAGATCTCGGCCATCCTCGCCCTCTCGGAGGACAGGGCGGACCTCAGGAGGAGGCTCGAGCGCATGGTGGTCGCGTACACGTACGAGGGAAAGCCCGTCACGGTCGCCGACCTCAAGTGCGTCGGAGCCATGATGGTCCTGCTCAAGGACGCGATCAACCCCAACCTCGTTCAGACGCTGGAGGGTGAGCCCGTGTTCGTCCACGGGTTCCCGTTCGCGAACATCGCCCACGGAACCAACAGCATCATCGCCACGAAGGCCGCCCTCAAGCTCGGGGACTACGTCATCACCGAGGCCGGTTTCGCCTCCGACCTGGGAGGGGAGAAGTTCATGGACATCGTCTGCAGGCAGTCCGGCATGAGGCCCGACTGCGTGGTCGTCGTCGCCTCCATCAGGGCCCTGATGACCCACGGAGGAGGGTTCCTGGACAAGCCCGAGACCCTCACCGTCGAGACCCTCAAGGCCGGACTGTGCAACCTGGACAAGCACATCGAGAACATGTCCTCCTACGGACTGCCTATCGTCGTCTCCATCAACCACTTCGAGCACGACACCCAGGAGGAGATGGACCTGGTCATGCAGCACTGCCGGGAGATCGGCGTCAGGTGCGCGTTCTCGGACGCCTTCATCAAGGGCGGAGAGGGTGCGATCGACCTCGCCAACACGGTCCTCGAGGCCCTGGAGAACGACAAGCCCGACTTCAAGTTCCTGTACCCCGACGAGGCATCCATCAAGGACAAGATCGAGGCGGTTGCCACCAACATCTACGGCGCCGGATCCGTCACCTACACTCCAGCCGCGGAGAAGACCATCGCCCAGATCGAGGCCGACGGATTCGGGAACCTGCCCGTGTGCATCGCGAAGACGCAGGCGTCCCTCACCGACGACTCCAAGCAGAAGGGTGCCCCGAGGGGATGGGTCCTGAACGTCAGGGAGGTCCAGCTGTCCTCGGGAGCGGGATTCGTCGTCCCGGTCTGCGGCACGCTGACCCTGATGCCCGGACTCCCGAAGGTCCCCGCCGCCATGAGGATGGACCTCCTGGACGACGGAAGGATCGTCGGACTCAAGTGAACCGATCAAAACAGGGCCTCAGGGCCCTTCCTTTTCTTTCATCACATCTGGTTTCTTCACAGGTTCTGTTCTTGTGCACATGATTGTGTGTATGAATGTGCATATGCATATGCACATGAATCTGTGAAAGAAAAACCGGGTAGCCGGTACTTCAGGGCTCAACAGATATTGGTGAGGTCTGGATACAAGCACCTTTGGGGACTAATGAAGAACCCACACATGTTTGGAACTGGGAGAGTATGTCTGGCCAGGAGAAGCGTCAGAGTTTCTTGAGGTTGACCTTTCCGTCGGCCATGTCGTACCAGCGGTCGGATTCCTCCCTGTCGGCCTCGACGCCGTCGCCGACCCTGTACATGTTGCCCAGGAGGATCTGGGCGCCCTTGTGCCTGTTGAGGGCTGCGGACGTGAGCCATTCGACGGCCTTCCCCATGTCCTTGGGGACGCCGGCCCCGGCCTTGTAGAACTGTCCGACCATGAACTGCGCCTCGGCGTGGCCGTTGTTGGCCGCCCTGAGCATCCACTTGGCAGACCTCTCGAGGTCGCGGGGGATGTCCTCGTCCCTGAAGTAAAGGAGGCCGATCTCGTACTGGGCGCGGACGTCCTCGTCGGCGCATTTCAGGAACATCCGCTCGGCGGCCCTGGAGTCCTTCTGGACGCCGACCCCGGTCGCGTACATCTTGCCGAGGAAGTAGGTGGCTCCCCTGTTGCCACCGTCATGGGCCTTCTGGAACCAGGAAAGGGCCGCGTCGTAGTCCTTGGGCACGCCCTGTCCCCTGGCGTACATCATGCCGAGGTTGTACTCCGCGTCGGCGTCTCCCTCGCGGGCGCGAGTCACGAAAATGTTGTATGCTCTGGCGTAACCCTTCTCGTTCCGATTGCGGAGGACGAACTTCGCCCATTCCATGGGCTCCATCTTCTCTGAATCGGCGTTCATGATCCACCACTGCACGCCTGGATTGGAGACGACTTTTATAAGGGTTCTCAGAAAACGGTCGTCTGGCCCACTTCATGACAAAATTGTACATTCATTTGGAATCACAATAAAATTGCATACAAATGTACATTATTTCAAGCAAATTCTGAAAATTTTTTTATAATCGCAACCTGTGAGCGGACAATCGGCAGGCATTCCTGCCAAGGATGCATGACTTATGTCGGAAGGATTCGAGGAGAGGTACGGGCTCAACAAGGAGCTGGCACAGATGCTGAAGGGCGGCGTCATCATGGACGTCACCACGCCCGAGCAGGCGAGGATCGCCGAGAAGGCCGGCGCGTGTGCGGTCATGGCCCTTGAGAGGATCCCGGCGGACATCCGCGCCGCCGGAGGGGTGTCCAGGATGTCGGACCCCAAGATGATCAAGGGCATCCAGGCCGCCGTGTCCATCCCCGTCATGGCGAAGTGCAGGATCGGCCACTTCGTCGAGGCCCAGATACTGGAGGCCATAGACATCGACTACATCGACGAGAGCGAGGTCCTCTCCCCTGCCGACGACGTGTACCACATAGACAAGACCCAGTTCAAGGTGCCCTTCGTCTGCGGCGCCAGGGACCTCGGTGAGGCTCTCAGGCGCATCGGCGAGGGCGCGTCCATGATACGCACCAAGGGAGAGCCAGGGACAGGGGACGTCGTCCAGGCCGTGTCCCACATGAGGGCGATGAACAGGCAGATCGCGGAGCTCGCCGCCGTCAGGGACGACGAGGTCTACGAGTACGCCAAATCGCTGCAGGTGCCGCTGGACCTCGCACGCTACGTCCACAAGAACCGCAGGCTGCCCGTCGTGAACTTCGCCGCGGGCGGAGTCGCCACCCCCGCGGACGCGGCGCTCATGATGCAGCTCGGCGCCGACGGGGTCTTCGTCGGATCGGGGATATTCAAGTCCGGCAACCCCGAGAAGAGGGCCGCCGCGATCGTCAGGGCCGTCACCGACTTCAGAGACCCCAAGGTCCTGGCGGAGGTGTCCGAGGACCTGGGCGAGGCCATGGTCGGAATCAACAAGGACGAGATCGAGAAGCTGGAGAACATCAGGATGGCGGAGCGCGGGCAATGAGCCGCATCGGCGTCCTGGCCGTCCAGGGTGCCTTCAGGGAGCACATCGACGTGCTCTCCGGCCTCGGGGCCGAGTGCTTCGAGATCAGGAAGGCGTCGGACCTCGACGGAGGGGCGGACGGCCTGGTCCTCCCAGGAGGTGAGAGCACCGTCATGGGCAAGCTCATCCGCGACCTGGGGATGTTCGGGGCCCTGAGGGACATGGTGTCATCCGGCGTCCCCGTGATGGGCACCTGCGCGGGCCTGATCCTCCTCGCCGAGGAGGTCGAGGGCGGCGAAGCGCATCTCGGCACCCTCCCGGTGACCGTGAGGCGCAACGCCTACGGGAGGCAGCTGGGGAGCTTCTCCGCACACGGAGAGTTCTCCTGTGTCGGCGAGGTCCCGCTGGAGTTCATCCGCGCCCCGATGATAACCCGCGTGGGCGACGGAGTGGAGGTGCTGTGCGAGTGCGGTGGAGTGCCGGTAGCCGTCCGCCGCGGAGGCCAGCTGGCAATGTCGTTCCATCCCGAGCTCACTCCCGACAGGGGGATACACAGCTACTTCCTGGACATGGTGGGGTGAACCCCGCCTGTCCCCCACCCAATCGCGGGGTCCGTCGAATCATATATAAAATAGAGCATTATGGGCGGAACCATGATAGAATCACAGAGCACCGAGGAAGGGTACTACAATCCTTCCCGCAGGTACATGGACTGCGCTTCCCCTGATTACGATCTCCGCGAGGCCGCTGTCCAGGCGGAGAGCGGGGCGGCCGAGGCCGTCCCCGACGCGCAGTACCTGCACGGGCTCTTCCTTTACACCGGCGAGGCCGGGACCCCGAAGGACGAGAAGACCGCAATGGACATGTTCGCCCTCGCCGCGTCCGCGGGGTACCGCCCGGCGGAGATCGTCCGTCAGGAGATCGAGAGGAACGACCGCGACGCCGAGTCCGAGCTTCTGTCGCTCAGGCTGAGGGGCGAGCAGAGGGACACCGACGCCTGCTCCAGGCTTTTCGACATCTACGACAACGGCCTCAAGTCCGCCAAGAAGGACCACGCCGAGGCCATCAGGTGGTACACGGTCTGCGCCGAGAACGACGACGTCGATGCCCAGAACACCGTCGGCTTCATGTACCTCATGGGAAAGGGCATCCGTAAGGACCGCGACAGGGCCGTGAGGTGGCTCAAGGCGGCCGCCGACAACGGATGCGCCCAGGCGATGTACCGCATGGGCAAGATGTACGACGAGGGGCTCTGCGACACGGAGCCCGACCTCAAGAGCGCCATGTCGTGGTACCAGAAGGCGGCGGACGCCGACGACCCCGACGCGGAGTTCGCGCTCGGATGCATATACTCCATGCCGAGGACCAGGTACTCCGACGACAGGGAGGCCGCCAGGATGTTCGGCCGCGCAGCGGAGAACGGGCATGCAGAGGCCCAGTACCAGATCGGGATGATGTACGCCTACGGCCAGGGGGTCCCCCGCGACCCGTCCATGGCGTCCAAGTGGCTCGAGAAGGCCTGCGAGGGCGAGTACCAGCAGGCCATGGTCGACTACGCCAACATGTGCTTCGAGGGACAGGTGCTCCCGAAGGACTTCGAGAAGGCCGCCAAGTGGTTCACCGTGGCGGCGAACAGGTGCAACGGCTACGCCCAGTACGCCCTGGGCTGCATGTACGGCTCCGGCTACTACTTCCCGCAGAACAGCACCGAGGCCGTCAGGTGGTTCACTGAGGCCGCGGAGATGGGCGAGGTCAACTCGCAGTACGCCCTGGCATGCTTCTACTACGAGGGCAGGGGCGTGGAGAAGGACCTCGACCAGGCGGTGATGTGGTTCGACCAGGCCGCCGACCAGGGGCATCCCGCGGCGAAGTCGTTCCTGGGGATGCTTCAGATCACAGGCACCGGGACCACCCAGGACATAGTGGAGGGCCTCAGGAACCTCAACGAGGCCGCCGACCAGGGATACTACGAAGCCGAGTACTACCTGGGCAAGCTCTACTACGAGGGCAAGTACGTGAACAAGAACGTGCCGAGGGCGAAGAAGTTCCTGAACCAGGCCGCCAAGCAGGGGGACAGGGACGCGCTGGCACTTCTGAACAAGATCAAGACGGAGAGATCGCGTTGAGTCCGAACCTGAGACAGGACGCCGCCCATGGCGACCCGTACGCCTGTCTCGCGCTGGCGTACTTCTACCAGACGGGCAAGGAGATGGCCCAGGACATAAACCAGTCCCTGGAGTGGTACGAGAGGGCCGCGAAGCTCGGATGTGCCAGGGCCCACTGGGAGCTGGCGCAGATGTACGGCAGCGGCGAGTGCGTGGAGCAGGACAACGACCACTACATGAGGCACCTGTACGCGGCCGCCGGCCTCGGGAAGCCCGAGGCGCAGCTGGCCCTGGCCCGCGAGTACGCCCTGGGCGAGGTGGTCCCGAGGGACCTCAACGCCGTCTTCGCATGGCTCAGCAAGGCCGCGTCCCAGGGGGACTCCCTGGCGAAGTTCGGGGTCGGCTACATGTACGCCAAGGGCTACGGCGTGGACAGGTCCGTCCCGGACGCGGAGACCTGGTTCGCGTCCGCGGCGATCTCCGGCGACGCGGAGATGTTCCTGCACGTCGGTCTCGGATACGAGTTCGGGATACACATGATACAGAAGGACCTGGTGGAGGCGGCCAGGTGGTACAAGTACGGCGTGGATATGGGCCACGAGAAGTGCCTCATATGCTGGAGGTCCGTCCTGGATACCCTGGATGGCCAGAAGCCCGAGACCCTGGAGGCCCGCACGGCCAGGCTGCTGAGCACAGACTCGCAGTTCGAGATCGACGAGATCGAGAACGCGCTGGCCGCGGCCGACACCCTGTTCGACTCCGGGGACGAGTACGGTGCCCTGGACTACTACCAGCTGGCGGCGGACCTGGGCAGCGCCGAGGCGATGTTCAACATCGCGATGATGTATCACCAGGGGATAGCCGTGAGGAGGGACGACGCGCAGGCGCTCAGGCTGCTGGCCAGGGCTGCCAACGCGGGCTCCGCTGACGCGCAGTTCTACCTGGCGTCGGCTTACGAGACCGGCCTGATCCCCGCGGACGACTCCCAGATCGTCAAGCTCTACTCGGACGCAGCGTTCAACGGGTTCCTGGCGGCCTTCTACTACCTCGGCAAGTACGTGGACCATCCTGAGGTTTATGTCCGCAGGACGCATACGAGGCGCTGACATGTCCTTCGAAACAGTTCTCAAGGCGGCCCAGAACGGGGACGCCGACGCGCAGGTGGCGATGGGATACCTCTTCTTCAAGGGCGAGGGCGTGCTGCAGGACCGCAGGGAGGCCGCCAGATGGTTCGGCCTGGCAGCGGACCAGGGCAACGCCGAGGCCCTGTGCAACCTGGGCTACATCAAGGCCCACGGCACCGGTGTGAGGGCCGACCTGGAGAAGGCCATGGAGCTCTACAGGAAGTCGGCCGAGCTCGGGTACGTTCGCGCCATGTTCAACCTCGGCTTCATGTACACCGACGTCGAGGGCATAGAGCAGGACTGGCAGCAGGGGTTCTACTGGTACTCCAAGGCAGCCGAGGCGGGCAGCGTCATGGGGCTGTACAGGGTAGGCGTCATGCTCCTGGAGGGCAGGGGCGTCGACAGGGACCCCGTCAGGGCCGCCGAGGCCTTCGCCAGGTGCCTGGACAACGGATACGCAAAGGCCGGGTACAGGCTCGGCAGGATGCACATGGAGGGAGACGGCGTCCCGAAGGACGTCTCCAAGGCATCCAAGTTCATGATCAAGGCGGCGGACATGGGCTCCGAGGACGCCATGTGCGAGCTCGGGAAGATGTCCCTCACGGGCGAGGGGATGGTCCGCAGCGAGAACAACGCCCGCAAGTGGCTCACCAAGGCCGCGGCCCGCGGCAGCGAGGAGGCCAAACAGATCCTGGAGGGGATGAAGAGATGAGGATGAACGAGTACCAGAGGGAGGTCGTGTTGGAGCTGCTGTCGGAGATCAAGAGCCGCAGCCCGTTCTACGCCGAGAAGTTCAGGGACATCGACCTCACGGCGATCCGCACGCAGGAGGACTTCGAGACCCTCCCGTTCACCGACAAGGGGGACCTCAGGGAGGCGTACCCCCTGGGTCTGGCGGCCGTTCCGGAGAAGGACATCGTCAGGATCCACTCGTCGTCCGGAACCACCGGGACCCCTGTCGTCATCCCGTACACCAAGAAGGACGTTGAGGACTGGGCGGTCATGTTCGAGAGGTGCTACCGCATGGCGGGCATCACCGAGAAGGACCGCATCCAGATCACTCCCGGCTACGGGCTCTGGACAGCCGGAATCGGGTTCCAGGCGGGCTGCGAGAGGCTGGGGGCGATGGCCGTCCCCATGGGTCCAGGCAACACCGAGAAGCAGCTCCGCATGATGGAGGACATGCAGACCACCGTCCTGTGCGCCACCTCGTCCTACGCCCTCCTGCTGGCGGAGGAGATCAAGAGGCGCGGGATCAAGGACAGGCTGGCGCTCAGGAAGGGCGTCATCGGCTCCGAGCGCTGGGGGGAGAAGATGCGCAACGCCATCGCCTCGGACCTCGGTGTGGAGTTCTACGACATCTACGGTCTGACAGAGATCTACGGTCCCGGCATAGGGATAAGCTGCGACTACCGCAACGGCATCCACATGTGGGACGACTACCTCTACTTCGAGATCATCGACCCCAAGACCGGGAAGACCGTCCCCGACGGCACCGTGGGGGAGCTCGTCATAACCACGCTCAGGAAGGAGGGGGCCCCGCTCATAAGGTACAGGACCCACGACATGACCAGGATCATCCCCGGGGAGTGCCCCTGCGG
Coding sequences within it:
- the feoB gene encoding ferrous iron transport protein B is translated as MSLTIALAGNPNSGKTTMFNKLTGANQRVGNWPGVTIDRKVGKIRGTDYELVDLPGIYSLSPYSPEEIVSRNFLINDRPDAVINIVDATNLERNLFLTLQIIDTGIPTVVALNMMDQVRKLGDKIDVEKLSKDLGCKVVPVSALNAEGIKELVAAVGEVAEAKQTPEPMYFDGDVEAVVSQAREALKGKVPDEALRFYAVKLVENDKAVCEEFPEAVDRISGVVRELEEKKDDDADSIVADGRYNRITEIASAAVKKAPRDERGTFSDRVDRIVTHRIWGIPIFIGVIAVVFFGIIGFAWGDFEIVGIGTWCTDWVNDVFIGEWIDPAVREWCESDGTFSAVDALLCSGIVGGVGAVIGFLPQMLLLFLALCILEDIGYMARIAFVMDRVFRHFGLSGKTLIPLLVGTGCGVPGVMASRTIESERDRRITAMTTTFIPCGAKLPVIAMITSAVFPGNGLIAVFCYVMGIVMVLISGIILKKLKSLSGTPAPFIMELPPYHIPSATNIVKGTLDRGWAFCKKAGTIILISCIILWFLASYDTSLQYIGDNVGDAQSILAAFGEAVCVIFAPLGWGDNWELTVGTITGLIAKENVVGTFGTLFGIEAGDNGEGLEVVLSGMLTKSAGLGFLAFNLICAPCFAAIGAMHRELGKWKDTGMAVLYQCLLAYAVALIIYGFTSYIGGWNSLVIDGSLVEQAAPIGSTIAAVVVLAIIVYLLWAKDPFRQLSGKDQYDAEE
- a CDS encoding AMP-binding protein — translated: MRMNEYQREVVLELLSEIKSRSPFYAEKFRDIDLTAIRTQEDFETLPFTDKGDLREAYPLGLAAVPEKDIVRIHSSSGTTGTPVVIPYTKKDVEDWAVMFERCYRMAGITEKDRIQITPGYGLWTAGIGFQAGCERLGAMAVPMGPGNTEKQLRMMEDMQTTVLCATSSYALLLAEEIKRRGIKDRLALRKGVIGSERWGEKMRNAIASDLGVEFYDIYGLTEIYGPGIGISCDYRNGIHMWDDYLYFEIIDPKTGKTVPDGTVGELVITTLRKEGAPLIRYRTHDMTRIIPGECPCGSRFPRIDIIVGRTDDMIKVKGVNMFPAQFDEVLSTIDGATSEYQVMIDHLMGRDEVTVYFETDRPEDQRPAMEQELVQKIKSKMNITVKPMAVNEGYLPRSEKKTNRIFDNRY
- a CDS encoding ferrous iron transport protein A yields the protein MKTLKDAEVGSTVKVVKLHGEGALKKHLMDMGITKGCQIYVRKVAPLGDPIEITIRGYELSLRKGDAENIEVE
- the pdxS gene encoding pyridoxal 5'-phosphate synthase lyase subunit PdxS; this translates as MSEGFEERYGLNKELAQMLKGGVIMDVTTPEQARIAEKAGACAVMALERIPADIRAAGGVSRMSDPKMIKGIQAAVSIPVMAKCRIGHFVEAQILEAIDIDYIDESEVLSPADDVYHIDKTQFKVPFVCGARDLGEALRRIGEGASMIRTKGEPGTGDVVQAVSHMRAMNRQIAELAAVRDDEVYEYAKSLQVPLDLARYVHKNRRLPVVNFAAGGVATPADAALMMQLGADGVFVGSGIFKSGNPEKRAAAIVRAVTDFRDPKVLAEVSEDLGEAMVGINKDEIEKLENIRMAERGQ
- a CDS encoding sel1 repeat family protein, with amino-acid sequence MSFETVLKAAQNGDADAQVAMGYLFFKGEGVLQDRREAARWFGLAADQGNAEALCNLGYIKAHGTGVRADLEKAMELYRKSAELGYVRAMFNLGFMYTDVEGIEQDWQQGFYWYSKAAEAGSVMGLYRVGVMLLEGRGVDRDPVRAAEAFARCLDNGYAKAGYRLGRMHMEGDGVPKDVSKASKFMIKAADMGSEDAMCELGKMSLTGEGMVRSENNARKWLTKAAARGSEEAKQILEGMKR
- the pdxT gene encoding pyridoxal 5'-phosphate synthase glutaminase subunit PdxT, whose amino-acid sequence is MSRIGVLAVQGAFREHIDVLSGLGAECFEIRKASDLDGGADGLVLPGGESTVMGKLIRDLGMFGALRDMVSSGVPVMGTCAGLILLAEEVEGGEAHLGTLPVTVRRNAYGRQLGSFSAHGEFSCVGEVPLEFIRAPMITRVGDGVEVLCECGGVPVAVRRGGQLAMSFHPELTPDRGIHSYFLDMVG
- a CDS encoding ferrous iron transport protein A, encoding MARVGDKGTVVSISGREETKRFLAGLGFTPGTEVKAVCEASGSVILDVKGSKIAIDRKMASKILFCPES
- a CDS encoding formate--tetrahydrofolate ligase, with protein sequence MMNDIEIAESAKVKDIREIAAKVGLSEDEIQMYGRYMAKVPLASLEKLKDKKDGKLVVVTAITPTPAGEGKTVTTIGLIQGLGKLGKNVVGALREPSIGPTFGIKGGATGGGYSQVYPMWDIDLHFTGDIHAVTAAHNLLSAIIDNELVRDNALNIDPTKVVFKKAMDINARELRNIVTGLGRDRILGGVPHEAGFLITSASEISAILALSEDRADLRRRLERMVVAYTYEGKPVTVADLKCVGAMMVLLKDAINPNLVQTLEGEPVFVHGFPFANIAHGTNSIIATKAALKLGDYVITEAGFASDLGGEKFMDIVCRQSGMRPDCVVVVASIRALMTHGGGFLDKPETLTVETLKAGLCNLDKHIENMSSYGLPIVVSINHFEHDTQEEMDLVMQHCREIGVRCAFSDAFIKGGEGAIDLANTVLEALENDKPDFKFLYPDEASIKDKIEAVATNIYGAGSVTYTPAAEKTIAQIEADGFGNLPVCIAKTQASLTDDSKQKGAPRGWVLNVREVQLSSGAGFVVPVCGTLTLMPGLPKVPAAMRMDLLDDGRIVGLK
- a CDS encoding sel1 repeat family protein, producing the protein MEPMEWAKFVLRNRNEKGYARAYNIFVTRAREGDADAEYNLGMMYARGQGVPKDYDAALSWFQKAHDGGNRGATYFLGKMYATGVGVQKDSRAAERMFLKCADEDVRAQYEIGLLYFRDEDIPRDLERSAKWMLRAANNGHAEAQFMVGQFYKAGAGVPKDMGKAVEWLTSAALNRHKGAQILLGNMYRVGDGVEADREESDRWYDMADGKVNLKKL